One Saccharopolyspora erythraea NRRL 2338 genomic region harbors:
- a CDS encoding TIGR03936 family radical SAM-associated protein: MQKLRLRYAKRGRLRFTSHRDLARAFERALRRAGVPMAYSQGFSPHPKVSWAGAVPTGVSSEAEYVELQLVRQVDPELLCRELDAALPDGVDLLEAVEAAPGPLAERLEASRWLIEVPGVGDDELRDAVSKLLAADSVEVERMTKDGRRSIDARAALIDAAVLDRSDPTALSDRIRSVTAQVDDWPSEPGPYGILVTVVRQTTPVVRPDDVLSALQVVAGLTPSAAARATRLAQGRLDDSGGLADPLAKDSGGDRSPAGEPAAG; this comes from the coding sequence GTGCAGAAGCTGCGGCTGCGCTACGCCAAGCGCGGCAGGCTGCGCTTCACCTCGCACCGCGACCTGGCCAGGGCCTTCGAGCGCGCGCTGCGGCGAGCGGGCGTGCCGATGGCCTACTCCCAGGGCTTCAGCCCGCACCCCAAGGTGTCGTGGGCCGGCGCGGTACCCACCGGCGTGTCGAGCGAGGCCGAGTACGTCGAGCTCCAGCTCGTCCGCCAGGTCGACCCCGAGCTGCTGTGCCGCGAGCTGGACGCGGCGCTGCCCGACGGCGTCGACCTGCTGGAGGCGGTCGAGGCGGCGCCCGGTCCGCTCGCGGAGCGGCTGGAGGCCAGCCGCTGGCTGATCGAGGTACCCGGGGTTGGCGATGACGAGCTGCGGGACGCGGTGTCCAAGCTGCTCGCGGCCGACAGCGTCGAGGTGGAGCGGATGACCAAGGACGGCCGCCGCAGCATCGACGCACGGGCCGCGTTGATCGACGCCGCGGTGCTGGACCGTTCCGATCCGACTGCGCTGAGTGACCGGATTCGTTCCGTCACCGCCCAGGTGGACGATTGGCCGAGCGAGCCCGGACCGTATGGGATACTTGTAACGGTCGTGCGGCAGACAACACCGGTCGTACGACCCGACGACGTACTGAGCGCCCTTCAGGTCGTCGCCGGTCTGACGCCGTCGGCCGCCGCGAGAGCGACCCGGCTGGCGCAAGGCAGGCTCGACGACTCCGGAGGGCTTGCCGACCCGTTGGCCAAGGACTCAGGCGGCGACCGGAGTCCAGCGGGGGAGCCCGCGGCGGGGTGA